In one window of Henckelia pumila isolate YLH828 chromosome 1, ASM3356847v2, whole genome shotgun sequence DNA:
- the LOC140875292 gene encoding large ribosomal subunit protein eL29z-like — MAKSKNHTAHNQSHKAHRNGIKKPKRHRHSSTKGMDPKFLRNQRYARKHNNKSAETASEEE, encoded by the exons ATGGCGAAGTCCAAGAATCACACTGCTCACAATCAATCACACAAAGCCCACAGGAATGGCATCAAGAAACCCAAGCGCCATCGCCATTCATCCACCAAAGGG ATGGACCCAAAGTTCTTGAGGAATCAGAGGTATGCCAGAAAGCACAACAACAAGAGTGCTGAGACCGCCAGCGAGGAAGAGTAG